A window of Merismopedia glauca CCAP 1448/3 genomic DNA:
GAGCATCAATTACCGCAGTATTGCCAGCTAAATAATGCGCCCGATAGAATAAAATACCGACACCGCGATCGATTTTAGCGGGAGGTTGTTCTCCATAAATCCCGATTCGAGGGACAGATTGAGGAACATTAAACTCATAATGCCGAGCTAAATACAGATTAGCGACGTATTTGAGTAGATTGCTGTAGTTATCTACTCCCCCTTCCCTGAAATACTGCCAAATGCGATCGACTTCCGTTAAAGCTACTGTAGAATGACTAAATAGATTGGGATCTGGGCGATCGTCTCCTGGTAAAATCACCAGTTTTGCGCCAGTTTCCCCAACCAATTCTTCAATAACTTCTAAACCGTAATTCCAGTACGATCGCCCGCCTATCACCCGCACTATAATTACTTCAGCCTGACTCAGCACGTCTTCAGCATAAGTATCGATAGTTAGTTGCTGCTGGAGTTGCAGCAAATTTACGACTCTGATAGCCGGAAAACCTTCTGGTAAGCGATTTGATGCCACAGCCAGGGTTTGAATATCAGTATCAGCAGCCGTAATAACTACAATTGGTGCGGGTTGCTGTTCGACAAAAATCACGCCCTCTGTGGCTGGATTCCAACCTCCAGGGAGAGTTGCTAGACGATGCATAAGCTTTATAAGATTGTCAGAATAGGTGAATCTTTTATGAAAGCTTTACTCATCTAAATCCAACGCTTTAGAACCCCCAGCCTCTAGTTGTTGTAAAACTTTCCCCAACTGATACCAAACAAGTAAAGCTGTGAGGAGAGTTAAAGCAAAAGAAATACTAAATGAGAACCAAGCTGGTAAACCAAATACGATCAATCCAGCCCCCAGAAACAGGCAAATTCCCACTGCCATGCCCAAAAAAGGTAAAGTTAGGGGTGCGCCTTGTAGTTGCAGTAGATTATATTTTGACTGATTTTTTGACCAATATTGAACCCTATCTTTGAGAGTTCCTTGAAAAGCTAACCCAGAGGTAAACCCCATGAACAAGCCAATTGTCATCAAAAAGTAGGGAGGTACTGGAAAGTAATAGCTTAATAGTAAATCTTCAGAAGTAGGCACGAGGAACACCAGAGGTTAATAGAAAGTTACTTATACGGAAAAAACTAGCAATTTCCATAAGTCATGGAATAGACTTGTGGGATAGCCCTCTGGGCTGTCTTAGCAACGGATGTAGTTGCGATCGCACTGCATTCCCATAGGAATCTACCAAAGCGATCGCCTTTGAATTGCGAAAGTCATCTTTTTACAGATTGACTTGGCTCAGAAACCTGAGTATCGCCCGTACCACTATATGCTGGGATGAAACTTGAGGTCAAGGCATCCCAAGCCACATTAATTAGTTTAGATGGCTGCAATTCCCCTTTGACTAAATTCCACAACCTAGACACTTCTTCGGTGTGTAGTCTGTGGTTATCTGTCAAAGCCAAGACTATTTGCTGGCGCAAGAACTGACCTTCATCTGATATCAGGTATTGTATTCCTAGTTGGGCTGTAGGCAACAGGTTAAAGTTACCATCAGTGCTAGCAATCCCAATCATGTTTTCTAGCCGTTGCCACTGAATTTTACCGTCTTTAAACAACACTTCTAGCAACCGCTTACGCATTTCTGGCGTTTCTCCTTTCAGCAGTCGTTGCGCTACATAGGGATAGCCAATTTCGACAATTTTGAATTCTGGGTTGAGAGTTAAGGCTAAACCTTCTTGGGTGACTAAAGAACGGATAATTAAGGCAAATTTGGCTGGGAGACGGAAGGGATATTCATACATCAAACTAGAGAAGCAATCGGTGATGGTTTTGAAGTTAAAATCCTTGACGCTTTCACCAATTGCATTGCCCAATACAGCTTCTAAAGCTGGGACAATCGGCATAATATCGGTTTCTGGAGTTAGAAAACCCAATTTCACAAAATTGGCGGCTAAAGACTCATAATCTTTGTTAATCAGATGGACTATGGAAGCCGCAATAGTTTCTTTTGCCTCTTGTTCCAACTGATCCATCATCCCAAAATCAATATAACCCATGCGCCCATCAGGCATGGCAAATAGGTTTCCTGGATGAGGATCGGCGTGGAAAAAGCCGTATTCTAGAAGTTGCTTCAATCCAGATGTTACCCCAATTTCAATGAGGGAATCTATATCCAATCCACCAGCTTTGATGCTTTCAGTATCAGTTAGTTTACAGCCATTGAGCCATTCTAGAGTTAAGACTCGATGACCACTGTAGCGCCAATAGATGGCTGGAACCTTGACATCTGGATCGTCGCGGAAGTTTAAGGCAAATTTTTCGGCGTTGCGTCCTTCGTTTTGATAGTCAATTTCTTCAAACAACTTTGTGCCGAATTCATCAACTATAATAGCTAAGTTATGACCCAAATTCAGAGGTAATAAAGGTCCTAACCAACTTGCTGCCCAGCGCATCAAGTATAAGTCTAAACTAATGACTGGTAATAAATTGGGACGTTGTACCTTAACGGCAACTTCTTCGCCAGAGTATAATTTAGCTTTGTAGACTTGTCCTAAACTAGCTGCGGCGACAGGTTCTGGTGAGATTTCTTGGTAAGCTTCGTCTACGCTGCGTCCTAGTTCTCTTTCAATAATTTCAAAGGCTAAGGCGTTATCAAAAGGTGGTAATTTGTCTTGTAATTTAATTAATTCTTCTAAAAAGTCTTGACGAACTAAATCTGGTCTGGTAGATAATGCTTGACCAACTTTAATAAATGTAGGTCCTAATTTAGTCAATATGACTCGCAATTGAGTCGCCCTTTTTAACTTTTTCTGTTCAACCTGGTTAGTCCATTCATCTAACTTCAGGCTAACTATAAAACCGGTGAACATCCACGCAATGCTTAATGTACGCCAGATTCCCAACCAAGGGCGAAGGTTATAATAACGGGCGATCGCTTGTGAATCGTAGCGTCTATTCTGAGCAAGTTTAAACTGACTCACGCTGTTAATCTATAGCTCCACTATTAATTTTTTTTAAGCAGCCAGCTTGGAAAGCTGTATTTCTTATCTTTTTATTAAATATAGTATACGAAAATACACACTCTGACTACTAGCTCCTGAGTATTTTCTACATCAGCAAGTAGTCGGTTTCCGCAATCCAACCGATTCTTATAGTTAAAATTCCCTAAATTGGTCAGAAGCGATCGCTTTTAACTATAGTAACCATAAGTAAGCCTGTGAGTAATCATAAATCAAGCTGTGGGACAGCCGAGACGGCTATCCCACAAGAGGATTTTGCCAAAGTATTCTCATACAAAAGGTCTATTTTCTCCGTTTCCACCAACCCCAAGCAACTAACATTGAAATCCCCACAATTCCTGATGGTTCGGGTACGGAAGTTTGATTGACTGCAAAAGCCAGGAATTGAGTTTCTTGGGAAGTACTGAAGTTATTATCGCTGACAATGATGAGCGATCGCCTGCCATCTGGTAAATTAGAGCCAAAGGTAATTCCCTCTAGGTTATCTAGCTTTAATCCCAATGTGCTTAAATCTAGTAATAAACGCTTTTGTACGGGAGTAATATCATTGGTTCCATTAGCATTAAGGCTAGGAATATTAACAATATTAGTGGCGTTTCCGATACAACTTTCATAGATTTTCACAGAATTACCAACTCCAGCCGCAAAAGCCCTTTCCATTGACAAGAAACAATTGCCATTATTGTCTAAAGCTAGTAATTCTACTAAACCATTAGTTTTAAACCCACCTGGGGGATTGCTGTCTGAAAATATCGGTTCTGTTTGATACAGATATTCAGCAATTGGTTGTCCAGTAGTTAGATCGTATTTGAGAATTCTAGATGGACTTCCATCTGTCAAACTAGCTTCATTTCCATCTTGAACTAAAGCATTTTCTGTAGCGGAAAATAGATATTGTCGATCTTCTGTAATGGTTAAGCTTTCCAAAGCTAAGTTATTCCGAATTCCTCGCTCAGTTGGAATAGTTAGTGGTAGAGGTAAAAACTTATTAGCTATAGGTAAAGCTTGTATTTGTTGTCCAGTAGCTAAATCGAATTGATTAATAAAAGGATTAATAATTCTATTACTAGAAACTTCTCCTTCAGAAGAAACAAAAATTGAGTTTCCTAAGAGAGCGATGCCTTCTGGATCTAAACTATTTGGGGCAAAAACCGAGTCATCTGGTTGAGTTAAGTTAGTAACACTGGTGAAATTGATGTTACTAGAAGTTAAAGAACCAGAACTGAGATCGATATCTAAAGTATAGAATCGGGCTGGATTAATAGTACTGCGATCGTCAGAAATTGCATAATATTTGTTTGTATGAGAATTGTAGGTAATACCAGATAAACCACCTATCTCAGTCCCCTGAAACTGAGTTCTAGTTGCGACAGTTGCTTGACCGATAAAATCTAAACTAGTAATATTTGCAGCTTGACTGGGTGTAGATGATATAGCAGAAAACAAGACAGTAGAAAGAGCGATCGCCTTCAGATTTACTCTATATTTGTTTGATATCATCTTTAAAAACTTTAGTTGAAAATCAACCATAATCTGCTATTTACTAGATAAATTAGCATCAGTATATACACATTTTTTTAAATCTAGAAAAACATACTGTTAAATATTAGTTAATAATTTACTAACCTATCAAAAATACTACAAAATTATTTTTTAAATTATCCCCCGATCCGCTAAATGCGCGATCGCATCTTGTTGAGTTTGCAAAAAGTGTTTGCGGTCTACTTCTTGATCTTGTATGGTATTAGCTGGATAGAAATGAGATTGGCTGTAACTTTCTGCATATAGCTCAAATCTTTGGCGTGAAAGCAAATTATTTAATCCAGGACGGCGACGGTAACGACGTAAAGCAGCTAAGTCAATTTCGGCAAATGCTGCCATGCTCTCGCCTGTAGCTGTCTCTGCTAAAACTAATCCGCGATAATCAACTATTTTAGAGCCTCCATCAGCAGAAGCAACGGGAATAGGAATATTATTAATCCCTGCGGTATTGGCTGAAACTACATAAGCCATATTTTCTACAGCACGGACAATTTTAGCAGCATCTTTGGGCGATCGCTCTTTGCCATATACTTCTGAGGTAGAGTGCAAGAAAATCTCTGCACCGCGCATTGCCAAGCACCTAGCTACTTCAGGATACAAAATCTCTTCCGAGGCTAAAGCTGCTAAATTACCAATTTCCGTCTTTGCAACCGGAAAAACTCCTTCCAAGCCATAGCAGTCCAAATACTTATCCCAGACATCGTGGGGTGTTGGCGCAAACATGGAATTTAACCGTCGATACCGCAACACAACCGATCCACTGGGGTCAATAACAAAGCAAGTTTGAAAGTACAATTTGGGAAAGTTGGGATCGAGTTCGTAGGCGTTACCAGCCAAAAAGATATTATATTTTTGGGCAATTTGACCTAGTGCTTTATACTCAGCCCCAGCTATTTCTAAACAAGCCTTTTCTGCCCATACAGCGATCGATTCACCTAGAGGAAAGCCTGTCAAAAAGTATTCTGGTAGGACAATTAAACGACAGTCAGAGCCAATAAAAGCAATACTGCCAGCAATTTGTTGTCCCAACCGATCTATCGCCTCTTGCATCATAGAACGGGCTTGGGCGCGATCGCTTGCCTGATTTACGGCATGACAAGTTACCTGGAGTGCTAAAGCTCGGAATGAGTCGATGGGATTGGTTG
This region includes:
- a CDS encoding nitrilase-related carbon-nitrogen hydrolase gives rise to the protein MSTNPIDSFRALALQVTCHAVNQASDRAQARSMMQEAIDRLGQQIAGSIAFIGSDCRLIVLPEYFLTGFPLGESIAVWAEKACLEIAGAEYKALGQIAQKYNIFLAGNAYELDPNFPKLYFQTCFVIDPSGSVVLRYRRLNSMFAPTPHDVWDKYLDCYGLEGVFPVAKTEIGNLAALASEEILYPEVARCLAMRGAEIFLHSTSEVYGKERSPKDAAKIVRAVENMAYVVSANTAGINNIPIPVASADGGSKIVDYRGLVLAETATGESMAAFAEIDLAALRRYRRRPGLNNLLSRQRFELYAESYSQSHFYPANTIQDQEVDRKHFLQTQQDAIAHLADRGII
- a CDS encoding esterase-like activity of phytase family protein; this encodes MISNKYRVNLKAIALSTVLFSAISSTPSQAANITSLDFIGQATVATRTQFQGTEIGGLSGITYNSHTNKYYAISDDRSTINPARFYTLDIDLSSGSLTSSNINFTSVTNLTQPDDSVFAPNSLDPEGIALLGNSIFVSSEGEVSSNRIINPFINQFDLATGQQIQALPIANKFLPLPLTIPTERGIRNNLALESLTITEDRQYLFSATENALVQDGNEASLTDGSPSRILKYDLTTGQPIAEYLYQTEPIFSDSNPPGGFKTNGLVELLALDNNGNCFLSMERAFAAGVGNSVKIYESCIGNATNIVNIPSLNANGTNDITPVQKRLLLDLSTLGLKLDNLEGITFGSNLPDGRRSLIIVSDNNFSTSQETQFLAFAVNQTSVPEPSGIVGISMLVAWGWWKRRK
- a CDS encoding ABC1 kinase family protein — its product is MSQFKLAQNRRYDSQAIARYYNLRPWLGIWRTLSIAWMFTGFIVSLKLDEWTNQVEQKKLKRATQLRVILTKLGPTFIKVGQALSTRPDLVRQDFLEELIKLQDKLPPFDNALAFEIIERELGRSVDEAYQEISPEPVAAASLGQVYKAKLYSGEEVAVKVQRPNLLPVISLDLYLMRWAASWLGPLLPLNLGHNLAIIVDEFGTKLFEEIDYQNEGRNAEKFALNFRDDPDVKVPAIYWRYSGHRVLTLEWLNGCKLTDTESIKAGGLDIDSLIEIGVTSGLKQLLEYGFFHADPHPGNLFAMPDGRMGYIDFGMMDQLEQEAKETIAASIVHLINKDYESLAANFVKLGFLTPETDIMPIVPALEAVLGNAIGESVKDFNFKTITDCFSSLMYEYPFRLPAKFALIIRSLVTQEGLALTLNPEFKIVEIGYPYVAQRLLKGETPEMRKRLLEVLFKDGKIQWQRLENMIGIASTDGNFNLLPTAQLGIQYLISDEGQFLRQQIVLALTDNHRLHTEEVSRLWNLVKGELQPSKLINVAWDALTSSFIPAYSGTGDTQVSEPSQSVKR